In one window of Frigoriglobus tundricola DNA:
- a CDS encoding DUF1559 family PulG-like putative transporter: MARSRSAPRIGFTLVEILVVIAIIGVLVALLLPAVQKVREAAARTRCVNNVKQMALAVHSYHDVYSVVPNMQNWYTTDAALNPARWNAGTTCADGAMGTWMYHILPFVEQPALYQQMRISCATNIGYNAPSNLYPPYTTYATTIVPLYMCPSDPSLLNGGRQQSNGALSYGSTSYSANVMVLSPTGPQPIPNAMRDGTSNTVVIAERYMNCATTDPYVNPGLDFFDSPAWSYIWPMSGSATGTPGFGWYTANLTANWHVPGGFQTDFCKNPAVGAVGTGIPFQAAPSITNCDASVTQTGHAVMVVGLGDGSVRSVSPAVSLATWVGACLPADGSVPGSDW, encoded by the coding sequence ATGGCCCGCTCCCGGTCGGCACCCCGAATCGGCTTCACGCTCGTCGAGATCCTCGTCGTCATTGCCATCATCGGCGTGCTCGTCGCGCTCCTCCTGCCGGCGGTGCAGAAGGTGCGCGAAGCGGCCGCCCGGACCCGGTGCGTCAACAACGTCAAGCAGATGGCCCTGGCCGTGCATTCGTACCACGACGTTTACAGCGTCGTACCGAACATGCAGAACTGGTACACCACGGACGCGGCACTCAACCCGGCCCGGTGGAACGCGGGCACCACCTGCGCGGACGGCGCGATGGGCACCTGGATGTACCACATCCTGCCGTTCGTCGAGCAGCCCGCCCTGTACCAGCAGATGCGGATCAGTTGCGCGACGAACATCGGCTACAACGCCCCCTCGAACCTGTACCCCCCGTACACGACCTACGCGACCACGATCGTTCCGCTCTACATGTGCCCCTCCGACCCGTCGCTCCTGAACGGCGGCCGGCAGCAGAGCAACGGCGCCCTGAGCTACGGCTCCACGAGTTACTCGGCCAACGTCATGGTGCTCAGCCCGACCGGCCCGCAACCGATCCCGAACGCCATGCGCGACGGGACGTCGAACACGGTCGTGATCGCCGAGCGGTACATGAATTGCGCCACGACCGACCCGTACGTGAATCCGGGCCTGGACTTTTTCGATTCGCCGGCCTGGTCGTACATCTGGCCCATGTCCGGCTCGGCCACGGGCACGCCCGGCTTCGGGTGGTACACCGCCAACTTGACCGCCAACTGGCACGTCCCGGGCGGCTTCCAGACCGACTTCTGCAAGAACCCGGCCGTCGGCGCCGTTGGCACCGGCATCCCCTTCCAGGCGGCCCCGTCGATCACCAATTGCGACGCGTCCGTCACGCAGACCGGTCACGCGGTCATGGTGGTCGGCCTGGGCGACGGGAGCGTCCGGTCCGTCTCCCCCGCCGTCTCCCTCGCCACCTGGGTCGGCGCGTGCCTCCCCGCGGACGGGAGTGTACCCGGCAGCGATTGGTAG
- a CDS encoding beta strand repeat-containing protein, with the protein MAQRNHLGLSVESLEPREVPAVYYVSAAGADTAAGDAAHPWHTLQHAADTVKAGDTVNVLAGNYAGFYLTTSGTASARITFTGQPGADITSDNPTTADGIDLEGASFVTVQGFAVSGTGRAGIRAVADTNVIIQNNDCDQNAVWGIFSGFSKNLQILNNVASRSAQQHGIYVSNSDATGNGNNPTISGNTVWGNHDCGIELNGDLGTSGSGGIITGATVTDNVIYDNGVGGGAGINCDGVQNSVFENNLIYNEHANGISLSLFNGGGGSSNNRVINNTVMVASNGGWALHINNTSTGNTVLNNILDSAAGFPGAFDISTDSLTGLTSDYNLVENKMSTSDGNSANLTLAQWRTATGQDAHSVTSTFNTAALMALFADPATDNYRLIPGSPAINTGTATDAPATDAKGTLRPSMGGVDAGYDQYSTSNITTHFQVSAPATATAGTAFTVTVTAQTGTGTTDTGYRGTVHFTSTDGQAGLPADYTFTAADAGVHTFTVTLKTVGSESVTATDTATGAITGAATATVSTSAGTTFAVSAPSAATAGTAFTVTVTAQTSSGGTNTGYRGTVHFTSTDGQAGLPADYTFTAADAGTHTFTVTLKTAGSKSVTATDTVTSALTSSASTTVSAASASVFQLSEPTTATAGTAFSVTATLKDAYGNVATGYRGTVHFTSTDGQAGLPANYTFTAADAGVHTFTVTLKTAGSESVTATDTVTSALTSSGSTTVSAAAASALQLSEPTTATAGTAFSVTATLKDAYGNAATGYRGTVHFTSTDGQAVLPANYTFTAADAGAHTFTVTLKTAGSESVTATDTVTSALTSSASTTVSAAAASALQLSEPTTATAGSAFSVTATLKDAYGNVATGYRGTVHFTSTDGQAGLPANYTFTAADAGTHTFTVTLKTAGSESVTATDTVTSTITGTAATTVSTSSSSATVLGFNFNGDTGRETSDAATTVATGLSASAITRGTGLRPDTQGLGANSFASGAVGHMYGATLAAAVNLQQYYQFTVQPTSGGTLSLSGINVAAWGQNETPGVGIQVSTDGVNFATVFTGTTNTASANLSQVAAVQGVSGTVTVRVYLYGVGAYESSGLGRASGNSVTVTGSVQSAPTQSVVGFNFAGDTGKETSDAATTVATGLTASAITRGAGLRPDTQGLGANSFASGAVGHMYGATLAAAVNLQQYYQFTVQPTSGGTLSLSGINVAAWGQNETPGVGIQVSTDGVNFATVFTGTTNTASATLSGNPGLQGLSGTVTVRIYLYGVGAYESSGLGRANGNAVELLGSVS; encoded by the coding sequence ATGGCACAGCGCAACCACTTGGGTCTGAGTGTCGAGTCGTTGGAGCCGCGCGAAGTACCGGCGGTGTACTACGTATCGGCGGCCGGGGCGGACACCGCGGCCGGGGACGCGGCCCACCCGTGGCACACCCTCCAGCACGCCGCCGACACGGTCAAGGCCGGCGACACCGTGAACGTCCTGGCCGGCAACTACGCCGGGTTCTACCTGACCACCAGCGGCACCGCGAGCGCCCGGATCACCTTCACCGGCCAGCCCGGGGCCGACATCACCTCGGACAACCCGACCACCGCCGACGGCATCGACCTGGAGGGGGCCAGTTTCGTCACGGTCCAGGGGTTCGCCGTCTCCGGGACCGGCCGGGCCGGGATCCGCGCGGTCGCGGACACCAACGTCATCATCCAGAACAACGACTGCGACCAGAACGCCGTGTGGGGCATCTTCAGCGGGTTCAGCAAGAACCTCCAGATCCTCAACAACGTGGCCTCCCGCTCGGCCCAGCAGCACGGGATCTACGTGTCCAACAGCGACGCCACGGGCAACGGCAACAACCCGACCATCAGCGGCAACACGGTCTGGGGCAACCACGACTGCGGGATCGAACTCAACGGGGACCTGGGCACCAGCGGGTCCGGCGGGATCATCACCGGGGCCACGGTGACCGACAACGTGATCTACGACAACGGGGTCGGGGGCGGGGCCGGGATCAACTGCGACGGGGTCCAGAACTCGGTGTTCGAGAACAACCTGATCTACAACGAGCACGCCAACGGGATCAGCCTGTCGCTCTTCAACGGCGGGGGCGGGTCGTCCAACAACCGGGTGATCAACAACACGGTGATGGTCGCGTCCAACGGGGGCTGGGCCCTGCACATCAACAACACGAGCACCGGCAACACGGTACTCAACAACATCCTGGACAGCGCCGCCGGGTTCCCGGGCGCGTTCGACATCTCCACCGACAGCCTGACCGGGCTCACCAGCGACTACAACCTGGTCGAGAACAAGATGTCCACCTCGGACGGGAACAGCGCCAACCTGACCCTGGCCCAGTGGCGGACCGCCACCGGCCAGGACGCGCACTCGGTGACCAGCACGTTCAACACGGCCGCGCTGATGGCCCTGTTCGCGGACCCGGCGACCGATAACTACCGCCTGATCCCCGGGTCCCCGGCCATCAACACCGGGACCGCGACCGACGCCCCGGCGACCGACGCCAAGGGCACCCTGCGGCCCAGCATGGGCGGGGTGGACGCCGGGTACGACCAGTACTCCACGTCCAACATCACCACCCACTTCCAGGTGTCGGCCCCGGCGACAGCGACCGCGGGCACCGCGTTCACGGTGACGGTGACGGCCCAGACCGGCACCGGGACCACGGACACCGGGTACCGGGGCACGGTCCACTTCACGAGCACGGACGGTCAGGCGGGGCTGCCGGCCGACTACACGTTCACCGCGGCCGATGCCGGGGTCCACACGTTCACCGTGACCCTAAAGACGGTCGGGTCCGAGTCGGTGACGGCGACGGACACCGCGACCGGGGCCATCACCGGGGCCGCGACCGCGACCGTGAGCACGAGCGCCGGGACCACGTTCGCAGTGTCGGCCCCATCGGCGGCAACCGCGGGCACCGCGTTCACGGTGACGGTGACGGCTCAGACCAGCAGTGGAGGCACCAACACCGGGTACCGGGGCACGGTCCACTTCACGAGTACGGACGGTCAGGCGGGGCTGCCGGCCGACTACACGTTCACCGCGGCCGATGCCGGAACGCACACGTTCACCGTGACCCTGAAGACGGCCGGCTCGAAGTCGGTGACGGCGACGGACACAGTAACCAGTGCGCTGACGAGTAGCGCGTCCACAACCGTTTCGGCGGCGTCAGCCAGCGTGTTCCAACTGTCCGAGCCCACCACGGCGACGGCCGGCACCGCGTTCAGCGTGACCGCGACCCTGAAGGACGCGTACGGGAACGTCGCCACTGGCTATCGTGGCACGGTCCACTTCACGAGTACCGATGGTCAGGCGGGGCTGCCCGCGAACTACACGTTCACCGCGGCCGATGCCGGGGTTCACACGTTCACCGTGACCCTGAAAACGGCCGGGTCCGAGTCGGTGACCGCGACGGACACAGTAACCAGTGCGCTGACGAGTAGCGGTTCCACAACCGTTTCGGCGGCGGCGGCCAGCGCGCTCCAACTGTCCGAGCCCACCACGGCGACGGCCGGCACCGCGTTCAGCGTGACCGCGACCCTGAAGGACGCGTACGGGAACGCGGCCACTGGCTATCGTGGCACGGTCCACTTCACGAGTACCGATGGTCAGGCGGTGCTGCCCGCGAACTACACGTTCACGGCGGCCGATGCCGGGGCGCACACGTTCACCGTGACCCTGAAGACGGCCGGGTCCGAGTCGGTGACCGCGACGGACACAGTAACCAGTGCGCTGACGAGTAGTGCGTCCACGACGGTGTCGGCGGCGGCGGCCAGCGCGCTCCAACTGTCCGAGCCCACCACGGCGACGGCGGGAAGCGCGTTCAGCGTGACCGCGACCCTGAAGGACGCGTACGGGAACGTCGCCACTGGCTATCGTGGCACGGTTCACTTCACGAGTACCGATGGTCAGGCGGGGCTGCCCGCGAACTACACGTTCACCGCGGCCGACGCCGGAACGCACACGTTCACCGTGACCCTGAAGACGGCCGGGTCCGAATCCGTGACCGCGACGGACACGGTGACCAGCACCATCACCGGAACTGCGGCGACGACCGTGAGCACGAGCAGCTCGTCCGCAACGGTGCTGGGCTTCAATTTCAACGGCGACACGGGCCGGGAGACCAGCGACGCGGCCACGACCGTGGCCACCGGCCTGTCGGCGTCCGCCATCACCCGCGGCACCGGCCTGCGCCCCGACACGCAGGGGCTCGGCGCCAACTCGTTCGCCAGCGGGGCGGTCGGGCACATGTACGGGGCCACCCTCGCCGCCGCCGTCAACCTGCAACAGTACTACCAGTTCACCGTCCAGCCCACCAGCGGCGGCACGCTCTCGTTGAGCGGCATCAACGTCGCCGCCTGGGGCCAGAACGAGACCCCCGGCGTCGGCATCCAGGTCAGCACCGACGGCGTCAACTTCGCCACCGTCTTCACCGGCACCACTAACACCGCTAGCGCCAACCTCAGTCAAGTGGCGGCCGTCCAAGGCGTCAGTGGCACGGTCACGGTCCGGGTCTACCTGTACGGCGTCGGAGCTTACGAGAGCAGCGGGCTCGGCCGGGCGTCCGGGAACAGTGTGACGGTCACGGGGTCCGTCCAGTCCGCGCCGACTCAATCTGTGGTGGGCTTCAATTTCGCCGGCGACACGGGTAAGGAGACCAGCGACGCGGCCACGACCGTGGCCACCGGCCTGACGGCGTCCGCCATCACCCGCGGCGCCGGCCTGCGCCCCGACACGCAGGGGCTCGGCGCCAACTCGTTCGCCAGCGGGGCGGTCGGGCACATGTACGGGGCCACCCTCGCCGCCGCCGTCAACCTGCAACAGTACTACCAGTTCACCGTCCAGCCCACCAGCGGCGGCACGCTCTCGTTGAGCGGCATCAACGTCGCCGCCTGGGGCCAGAACGAGACCCCCGGCGTCGGCATCCAGGTCAGCACCGACGGCGTCAACTTCGCCACCGTCTTCACCGGCACCACTAACACCGCCAGCGCGACCTTGAGCGGCAACCCGGGCCTCCAGGGGCTGAGCGGCACCGTCACCGTTCGCATCTATCTCTACGGCGTGGGTGCCTACGAGAGCAGCGGTCTGGGGCGCGCCAACGGAAACGCCGTCGAGTTACTCGGGAGCGTGAGCTAA
- a CDS encoding dihydroorotase, which yields MPLPLLLRNGRVIDPSRDFDQVTDLWLADGRVAGCGARPAWVTGDVKTLDCTGLIVSPGLIDMHVHLREPGREEDETIATGTEAAVAGGVTSVACMPNTEPALDTRMAVEFVVHQAERAGFCNVFPIGAVTKNRDGKELAELGGLAEGGAVAFTDDGAPVYSAEIMRRALEYCKMFNKAVLVHAEILELTQGGVMNEGFVSMQLGLRGMPGVAEDIMIYRDIVLAELTGGKVHILHVSTAGGVDLIRQGRKKAEALKTAGKPSFWISGEACPHHFILTDETLRSFDSNYKMSPPLRTEEDRQAILEGLKDDTLTVLATDHAPHAPEKKERELDQAPNGILGLETFLPLCVTHLIEPGHLTWPRMLAKMTCNPAAVLGIDRGTLQPGKPGDVTVIDPKVKWTIDKTASKSKSRNTPFHGTAVTGRAVATIVGGAVKMNRMG from the coding sequence ATGCCGCTCCCGCTCCTGCTCCGTAACGGCCGCGTCATCGACCCGTCCCGCGACTTCGACCAGGTCACCGACCTGTGGCTGGCCGACGGCCGCGTGGCCGGCTGCGGGGCGCGCCCCGCGTGGGTCACCGGCGACGTGAAGACGCTCGACTGCACCGGGCTGATCGTCTCGCCGGGGCTCATCGACATGCACGTCCACCTGCGCGAGCCCGGCCGCGAGGAGGACGAGACCATCGCCACCGGGACGGAAGCCGCCGTGGCCGGCGGCGTCACGTCGGTCGCGTGCATGCCGAACACCGAGCCGGCGCTCGACACCCGCATGGCCGTCGAGTTCGTGGTGCATCAGGCGGAACGGGCGGGCTTCTGCAACGTCTTCCCCATCGGGGCGGTGACCAAGAACCGCGACGGCAAGGAGCTGGCCGAACTCGGCGGCCTGGCCGAGGGCGGGGCGGTCGCGTTCACGGACGACGGCGCGCCGGTGTACTCGGCCGAAATCATGCGCCGGGCGCTCGAGTACTGCAAGATGTTCAACAAGGCGGTGCTGGTCCACGCCGAGATCCTCGAACTCACGCAGGGCGGCGTGATGAACGAGGGCTTCGTGAGCATGCAGCTCGGCCTCCGCGGGATGCCGGGCGTGGCCGAAGACATCATGATCTACCGCGACATCGTCCTCGCGGAGCTGACCGGCGGGAAGGTCCACATTCTGCACGTCTCGACGGCGGGCGGGGTCGATCTCATCCGTCAGGGCCGCAAGAAGGCGGAGGCGCTCAAGACGGCCGGGAAGCCGTCGTTCTGGATCAGCGGAGAGGCGTGCCCGCACCACTTCATCCTGACCGACGAAACGCTCCGGTCGTTCGACAGCAACTACAAGATGTCGCCGCCGCTGCGGACGGAGGAGGACCGGCAGGCGATCCTCGAAGGGCTCAAGGACGACACGCTCACGGTGCTGGCGACCGACCACGCCCCGCACGCGCCGGAGAAGAAGGAGCGCGAGCTGGATCAGGCGCCGAACGGCATCCTCGGGTTGGAGACGTTCCTGCCGCTGTGCGTGACGCACCTGATCGAACCGGGCCATTTAACGTGGCCTCGCATGCTGGCGAAGATGACGTGCAACCCGGCGGCCGTGCTGGGCATCGACCGCGGCACCCTGCAACCGGGGAAGCCCGGCGACGTGACGGTCATCGACCCCAAGGTGAAGTGGACGATCGACAAGACCGCGTCGAAGTCGAAGAGCCGCAACACGCCGTTCCACGGCACCGCGGTCACGGGCCGCGCAGTAGCGACGATTGTGGGTGGCGCGGTGAAGATGAACCGCATGGGGTGA
- a CDS encoding aspartate carbamoyltransferase catalytic subunit yields MRHLLGLEGLSAAGLTRLLDAAETFAGVGVGDVPKRDVLKGKVVVNLFYEPSTRTRMSFGLAARRLGADVLDFSPSGSSTSKGETFIDTAKNIEAMGIDMVVVRHSSPGAPHMLAKHLKPHVRVVNAGDGAHEHPTQALLDILTIRAKLGRLAGLTVGLVGDIAHSRVARSNIHALTALGAKVIVCGPTTLVPADVTRLGVEVADKLDDVLPRCDVLNLLRVQFERQRSGLFPSIREYRLLFGVDGERMKKAKPNVLLLAPGPINRGVEVTPEVADGPNSAILDQVTNGLAVRMAVLSELSKAA; encoded by the coding sequence ATGCGTCACTTGCTCGGGCTGGAAGGGCTGTCGGCGGCGGGGCTCACGCGCCTGCTGGACGCCGCGGAGACGTTCGCGGGCGTGGGCGTGGGGGACGTGCCCAAGCGCGACGTCCTCAAGGGAAAAGTCGTCGTGAACCTGTTCTACGAGCCGTCCACGCGGACCCGGATGAGCTTCGGGCTGGCCGCCCGGCGGCTCGGCGCGGACGTGCTGGACTTTTCGCCCAGCGGGTCGAGCACGTCCAAGGGCGAGACGTTCATCGACACCGCCAAGAACATCGAGGCGATGGGCATCGACATGGTGGTCGTGCGGCACTCGTCGCCGGGCGCGCCGCACATGCTCGCCAAGCACCTGAAGCCGCACGTCCGCGTCGTGAACGCCGGCGACGGCGCGCACGAGCACCCCACACAGGCGCTGCTCGACATCCTCACCATCCGCGCCAAGCTCGGCCGCCTCGCCGGCCTGACGGTCGGGCTGGTGGGCGACATCGCGCACAGCCGCGTGGCGCGGAGCAACATCCACGCGCTGACCGCACTCGGCGCGAAGGTGATCGTGTGCGGCCCCACCACCCTCGTCCCGGCGGACGTGACCCGGTTGGGCGTGGAGGTGGCGGACAAGCTCGACGACGTGCTGCCGCGCTGCGACGTGCTGAACCTCTTGCGGGTACAGTTCGAGCGGCAGCGGAGCGGGCTGTTCCCGTCCATCCGCGAGTACCGCTTGTTATTCGGCGTGGACGGCGAGCGGATGAAGAAGGCGAAGCCGAACGTGCTGCTCCTGGCGCCGGGGCCGATCAACCGCGGCGTCGAGGTGACCCCGGAGGTGGCCGACGGCCCGAACTCCGCGATCCTCGATCAGGTGACGAACGGGCTCGCGGTGCGGATGGCGGTGCTGAGCGAGTTGAGCAAGGCGGCGTGA
- a CDS encoding serine/threonine-protein kinase codes for MTSHVTKVDSSALVAQLADEMIAEWRAGRAPLTEVYLERHPELWQHPDAALELIAEELALREEHGRAITASELARRFPRWRSQVETLWQCQHAFRTGPLVRRPPGAGDDLGGFRLVTELGRGANGRVFLATQSALGGRAVVLKLAPRTGGEHLSLARLQHSHIVPLFSAHEFPDHGLRGLCLPYFGRATLAALLESRVPPPRPRAHGERLLAALQAAENESPFPLPVAGPACDRLRTASAVAAACGLVACLADGLGYAHDRGLVHLDVKPSNVLVAADGVPMLLDFHLARPPLAAGAPAPAWLGGTPEYMAPELAAALDAVRAGAPVPAAVDGRADIFSLGVVLREFLGVAEGGDCGHVSCGLLDVLDRCTAPDPATRYPTAALLAADLRRHLADLPLKGVPNRSLAERWYKWRAAARSRAPPSSAPRPC; via the coding sequence ATGACGAGCCACGTCACGAAGGTCGACTCCTCCGCGCTCGTCGCGCAGCTCGCCGACGAAATGATCGCCGAGTGGCGGGCCGGGCGCGCCCCGCTCACCGAGGTCTACCTCGAGCGGCACCCCGAGCTGTGGCAGCACCCCGACGCCGCCCTCGAGCTGATCGCCGAAGAGCTGGCGCTCCGGGAGGAGCACGGCCGGGCGATCACCGCGAGCGAACTCGCCCGGCGGTTCCCGCGCTGGCGGTCCCAGGTGGAAACGCTCTGGCAGTGCCAGCACGCCTTCCGGACCGGCCCGCTGGTCCGGCGCCCGCCCGGGGCCGGCGACGACCTCGGCGGGTTCCGGCTCGTCACCGAACTCGGCCGCGGGGCGAACGGCCGGGTGTTCCTCGCGACCCAGTCCGCGCTCGGCGGCCGCGCGGTCGTGCTGAAGCTCGCGCCGCGGACCGGCGGGGAGCACCTGTCGCTGGCCCGGCTCCAGCACAGCCACATCGTGCCGCTGTTCTCCGCACACGAGTTCCCGGACCACGGCCTGCGGGGCCTGTGCCTGCCGTACTTCGGCCGGGCGACGCTCGCGGCCCTGCTGGAGAGCCGCGTCCCGCCTCCCCGCCCCCGCGCGCACGGGGAGCGCCTGCTCGCGGCCCTTCAGGCCGCGGAAAACGAGTCCCCGTTCCCGCTCCCCGTGGCCGGGCCGGCGTGCGACCGGCTCCGGACCGCGTCCGCGGTGGCCGCCGCGTGCGGCCTCGTCGCCTGCCTCGCGGACGGGCTCGGGTACGCGCACGACCGCGGGCTGGTCCACCTGGACGTCAAGCCGTCGAACGTGCTGGTCGCCGCGGACGGCGTCCCGATGCTGCTCGACTTCCACCTCGCGCGCCCGCCGCTCGCGGCCGGCGCCCCCGCGCCGGCCTGGCTCGGCGGCACGCCCGAGTACATGGCCCCCGAACTCGCGGCCGCGCTGGACGCGGTCCGGGCCGGGGCGCCGGTCCCCGCCGCCGTGGACGGCCGGGCGGACATCTTCTCCCTCGGCGTCGTCCTGCGCGAGTTCCTCGGCGTCGCAGAAGGCGGGGACTGCGGCCACGTGTCGTGCGGGCTCCTCGACGTCCTCGATCGCTGCACGGCCCCCGACCCGGCGACCCGGTACCCGACCGCGGCGCTCCTCGCGGCCGACCTCCGCCGGCACCTCGCGGACCTCCCGCTCAAGGGCGTGCCCAACCGCAGCCTCGCGGAGCGCTGGTACAAGTGGCGCGCCGCCGCCCGCTCGCGTGCCCCGCCATCGTCAGCGCCGCGGCCCTGTTGA
- a CDS encoding serine hydrolase domain-containing protein: protein MRCLVLVSVSLFAAASARGADFKPDLDRLAEPLTKDKPAVGLVVGVWADGKPQVYGYGRVTTAAGEAAPDGDTLFEIGSVTKALTGVLLADAVARKEVGLDDPANTHLPADLKIRSKPDRPVTLLHLATHRSGLPVQPPLLGLTARNRANPYADYVRPKLVRLMGALEPAQEPGAEYRYSNLGVGLLGHALVTAAKADRYDALVRERVCRPLGLADTGEALTGAQKARLARGHNAKLDPTDPWDFATLEACGGLRSSANDLLRFAAANLGEVQTPLLAVLKASHEKREPAGSELIEIGLCWHRLKLKSGEHVVWHNGGTGGFRSMVAFTPATKRAVVVLCAADVGPEVDKLALQALEQVQPK, encoded by the coding sequence ATGCGATGCCTCGTTCTCGTGTCGGTCTCCCTGTTCGCGGCGGCTTCCGCACGCGGGGCCGACTTCAAGCCCGACCTCGATCGGCTCGCGGAGCCGCTCACGAAGGACAAGCCCGCCGTCGGGCTGGTGGTCGGCGTGTGGGCGGACGGCAAGCCGCAGGTCTACGGGTACGGCCGGGTGACCACCGCGGCCGGCGAGGCGGCCCCGGACGGGGACACGCTGTTCGAGATCGGGTCGGTCACGAAGGCCCTTACCGGCGTCCTGTTGGCCGACGCGGTGGCCCGGAAGGAAGTGGGGCTCGACGACCCGGCGAACACCCATTTGCCCGCGGACCTGAAGATCCGGTCGAAGCCCGACCGGCCCGTCACCCTGCTGCACCTGGCCACCCACCGGAGCGGGTTGCCCGTGCAGCCGCCGTTACTGGGGCTGACCGCCCGCAACCGGGCCAACCCGTACGCCGACTACGTGCGCCCGAAGCTGGTCCGCCTGATGGGCGCGCTCGAGCCCGCGCAGGAGCCGGGCGCGGAGTACCGGTACTCGAACCTGGGGGTCGGGCTGCTCGGGCACGCGCTCGTGACCGCCGCCAAGGCGGACCGGTACGACGCCCTGGTGCGCGAGCGGGTGTGCCGGCCGCTCGGGCTCGCGGACACGGGCGAGGCGCTCACGGGCGCGCAGAAGGCCCGGCTCGCCCGCGGCCACAACGCCAAGCTGGACCCGACCGACCCGTGGGACTTCGCCACGCTCGAGGCGTGCGGCGGGCTGCGGTCGTCGGCCAACGACCTGCTGCGGTTCGCGGCGGCCAACCTGGGCGAGGTGCAGACGCCGCTGCTCGCGGTGCTGAAGGCGAGCCACGAGAAGCGGGAACCGGCGGGATCGGAGTTGATCGAGATCGGGCTCTGCTGGCACCGGCTGAAGCTGAAGAGCGGCGAGCACGTGGTGTGGCACAACGGCGGCACCGGCGGGTTCCGCAGCATGGTCGCGTTCACCCCGGCCACCAAGCGGGCGGTCGTCGTCCTGTGCGCCGCCGACGTCGGCCCGGAGGTGGACAAGCTGGCACTCCAGGCCCTGGAACAGGTCCAGCCGAAGTGA
- a CDS encoding helix-turn-helix domain-containing protein, with amino-acid sequence MLRLRRDGLPLAEVAARTGLHEGSVRRVLRRLFREVAGGEPSALAVPEPVPGA; translated from the coding sequence GTGCTGCGGCTGCGGCGCGACGGCCTGCCGCTCGCGGAAGTGGCGGCCCGCACCGGGCTGCACGAGGGGAGCGTCCGCCGCGTCCTCCGCCGGCTGTTCCGCGAGGTGGCCGGCGGCGAGCCCTCGGCACTGGCCGTCCCCGAACCGGTGCCCGGCGCATGA
- a CDS encoding FHA domain-containing protein, producing MSDGHFGELVPVGGGDAIPLVSEVMTIGRRESCDICLKFQNISGTHCELALKSGIWHLRDLNSTNGVKVNGERTLRKPLRPGDEIGIAGRKYIIQYRLSSGTRIEDVFSEEEENVFGQSLMEKAGLEKPKRPPEGGRR from the coding sequence ATGAGTGACGGCCACTTCGGCGAACTCGTCCCGGTCGGCGGTGGCGACGCGATCCCGCTCGTGAGCGAGGTCATGACTATCGGCCGGCGGGAATCTTGCGACATCTGTCTGAAGTTCCAAAACATTTCCGGCACCCACTGCGAGCTCGCCCTGAAGAGCGGCATCTGGCACCTCCGCGATCTGAACAGCACCAACGGGGTGAAGGTGAACGGCGAACGAACCCTCCGTAAGCCGCTGCGCCCGGGGGACGAGATCGGCATCGCCGGTCGGAAGTACATCATCCAGTACCGTCTTTCCTCCGGCACCCGGATCGAAGACGTCTTTTCCGAGGAAGAGGAGAACGTGTTCGGTCAGTCGCTCATGGAAAAGGCCGGTCTGGAGAAGCCGAAGCGCCCGCCCGAAGGCGGGCGGCGGTAG